In Salmo salar chromosome ssa15, Ssal_v3.1, whole genome shotgun sequence, one genomic interval encodes:
- the LOC106572575 gene encoding trypsin I-P1, with translation MEQLTWSAVLLLLALSVRETLTQRIIGGQEVERYSIKYQASIQYNRNHYCGATLIRPQWVVSAAHCWRPAQLIQVVLSEHSLVEEEGFEQVFNISKILVHYSYNYKTFNNDIMLIKLSEPAKLNAYVQPAPLPEDDTPALPGYTTCKVSGWGVTHIYSYFLSPVLRAVDVQTIPYCHHYYYWRITDNMMCAGSRFGGKDSCQGDSGGPLICNGNLEGIVSWGISCANPYFPGVYTQVRMYVRWIDWIINSDNPNN, from the exons ATGGAACAGTTGACATGGTCTGCAGTGCTGCTCCTACTGGCTCTCTCAGTCAGAG AGACATTGACACAGAGAATCATCGGAGGACAAGAAGTCGAACGGTACTCTATCAAGTACCAGGCATCTATACAGTATAACAGGAACCACTACTGTGGAGCCACCCTCATTCGGCCCCAGTGGGTGGTGTCTGCTGCCCACTGCTGGAGACC GGCCCAGCTGATCCAGGTGGTTTTGAGTGAGCACAGTCTGGTCGAGGAAGAAGGCTTCGAGCAAGTGTTCAACATCTCCAAGATCTTGGTCCACTATAGCTACAACTACAAGACTTTCAACAACGACATCATGCTCATCAAG CTCAGTGAGCCAGCCAAGCTCAATGCCTACGTTCAGCCTGCCCCACTGCCAGAAGACGACACCCCTGCTCTCCCAGGGTACACCACCTGTAAGGTGAGCGGCTGGGGCGTCACGCATATCTACAGCTACTTCCTGTCCCCTGTGCTGCGTGCTGTGGATGTGCAGACCATTCCTTActgccaccactactactactggagGATCACAGACAACATGATGTGCGCTGGGTCTCGCTTTGGTGGCAAGGACTCCTGTCAG GGCGACTCGGGCGGACCCCTTATCTGCAATGGAAACTTGGAAGGCATCGTCTCATGGGGAATCAGCTGTGCCAACCCTTACTTCCCAGGAGTCTACACTCAAGTCAGAATGTATGTCAGATGGATCGACTGGATCATCAACAGTGACAACCCCAACAACTGA